CACCTTCCACGGAATATCGAAGCGAACCCAGCGGTCTATGGACCGGGGGCGACGTCCTCCAATGCGGATCGGAGGAGAGAGTATGCGAACTGCCGGCCGAACAACGGGCCGTGCGACTTTGCGACTGTCGGCGAACTGACTTACGGGCAGAACTCGACTTATCACGCGGCACAGATTTCGCTGTCGCGGAACTTCAAGCATGGCTTAGGGATCAACGCGTCCTACTGGTGGTCGAAGACCCTGGACTACCTCTCGTCGATGAACTTGCAGGGAGCTTCGGCAAAGGCTCTGAGTGGTGAGAATGATTTAGCGCAGAATCCCTTCGACCTGAAGGCGGAGCATGGGCCATCGCTCTTCGATGCGCGCAACCGGTTCGTGGCAAGCGCTATCTACGAGTTACCGTTCGCGGCACATAGGACCGGGGTAAGTAAGATCCTGCTGGATGGATGGCAGTTGAATACGATTGCCACGGCAAACAGCGCCACGCCGTTCACGGTGTATGACAGCACGAATGTGTCTCTACAGGCGAGCTCGCCGCCAATCTCGGGATACTTTGCCAGCCGCCCAAACCGGATCGGCGACGCTACAAAGGGGCCGCATACGGTCAACCAATGGATCAGCACTTCGGACTTCCAGAGGCTCAACCCGGCGACGCAGGCCGGACAGTTCGGGAACTCGGGACGAAACGTTGCACGCGGGCCGGGCTTCATCAACGTCGACGCATCCGCGGTGAAGAACTTTCCGCTGCATGAAGCGACCTATCTCCAATTCCGGGCGGAGATGTTCAACATTGCGAACCATGCGAACTTTGGTGTTCCAGTCGCCGATCTTGCTTCGCCTAACTTCGGGCGCATTTTGCAATCGGGATCGCCACGCCTTACTCAATTTGCCGCGAAGATTATTTTCTGAGGAGCGTTATGCCAACTAATGCGATGCTTGCTGGTGCAGCGATTCCTAAGGGGGATCTGTCCGTGGGTGAGACCATACAGTCGGAGAATAAGCTTTCCTACTCGGGATGGAAGGTGACGCTGGCAGCTTTTGTGGGCGTCATGGTGAGCTTCGCGGCCATCATTCCGTTCACGTTCAGCCTGTTCCTCGCACCGCTGCAGGGAACGTTCGGATGGAGGCGGGAGGCGATCTCGCGGGCGTTCGCGATTACGGCGCTCACAGTCGCGGCCTGTTCGCCGACGATCGGCTCGCTGCTGGATCGGCTTCCGCCACGGCGGATCATCCTGCCTTCGATCATTGTGTTCGCTTGCGGGGTAGCTTCGCTTTCCCTGCTTCGAGGGAACATCGCCCAGTTCTATGCGACGTATCTTCTAATCGGTGTTGTGGGCAATGGAACAGCGCAGCTTGCGTACTCGCGTGCAGTGCTGACTTGGTTCGAGCAGAGGCGCGGGCTTGCGCTGGCGGTGGTTCTGACGGGAAGTGGGACGGGGTCGATCGTGATGCCGCTCATTGCGCAGCATATGATCACGACGCACGGATGGCGGGCTTCTTATTCGACGCTTGGGGTGATTGCTCTGCTCGGCTTTCCGCTGACGGCTCTGCTGGTTCGTAACAGGCCGGTGCCTGAAGTGATCGCGAAGCGGGGCGCAGTGACGGTGAAGATCAGCGGCGTGCTGAAGACGCGGGTGTTCTGGTTGATCGCGGTGCCGGTGATGCTTGCGGCACTTAGTCTCAATGGAGCGATCGCTCACCTGGGGGCGCTGCTTACCGGACGCGCCATTACGCCTGCGAGTGCGGCGCTTGCGCTTTCTATGCTCGGCGTATCTGGGATCATCGGCCGATTGATTACGGGTCATATGCTGGACCGCGTGTTCGCACCAACGGTATCGCTCGTGGTGCTCCTGATCGCGACGGCTGGAATCGTCGTGATCGCCTACGCGACGACGGCGAGCATGGGAGTTCTCGGGGCGTTTCTGCTTGGCTTCGGATCGGGGAGCGAGGCGGATGTTGTTCCCTATCTCATCGCGAAGTACTTTGGCCGGGCGAGGTTCTCGACTCTCTATGGGCTAAGCTGGACGGCCTATGCGGTCGGGGGAGCGACCGGACCCGTGATGATGGGGCATGCGTTTGACAAGGCGGGAACTTATCTTTCGTCGAGCGTACTTCTATTGGCCGCTCCGCTTGTGGTCGCGGCACTTTTCCAACTCTTACTCCCCGCTTACCCAAGCCTGGATATAGCAATGTATGACGCGGGTCCGGTGCTTGAGCCCGCGATTGAGAATGCTTTATAACCTCGTTCTATAGGAGATACCGTGCCACACATTGCCCTGCCCAACCTGCCCGGAATTCGCGGTCCCATGGCCTTTCGGCCGGAGACGTCGAAGCCCTTGAATGAGCTCGTCGAAGTTCTTCTGCGTCATCCGAACTCCCTGACACCCGGCGAGCGCGAGTTGATCGCGACCTATGTTTCTTCGCAAAACAATTGTCATTACTGCCAGTCCATCCATGGCGCGATTGCCGCCGCGCATCTTGGTGGCGACGAAGAGTTAGTGCAGTGCGTGAAGGACGACTTCCATGCGGCGGATGTCTCGCCGAAGATGAAGGCATTGCTGAATATCGCTGGTAAGGTGCAGCAGGATGGGAAGAATGTAACTCCCGAAGATGTGGCGGCTGCGCGCGCAGAGGGCGCAACGGATCTTGAGATCCATGACACCGTGCTGATCGCGGCGGCGTTCTGCATGTACAACCGCTATGTCGATGGGCTGGCTACTGTGCAGCCGCAGGATCCCTCGCTTTATCGCGAACGCGGCAAGATGGTTGCGAGAGATGGCTATGTTGCAGCAAATTTGACCAACGTCGCTTCCGCGCCTGCCCCCGAACTGGTTGCGAGGTAACATGGCCCACATTGGATTGAATGCCGAAATTCCTGGGATTGGGGCCGCATTCGCCTTTCGTCCCGAGACCGCAAAGCCCATGCGTGAGCTTGCCCATATCCTCTTGTTCGAGCCTGGACCGGATGCCAGCCTGAGCTCGCGGGATCGTGAGCTGATCGCGAGCTATGTTTCTTCGCGCAACA
This genomic window from Granulicella sibirica contains:
- a CDS encoding MFS transporter, whose protein sequence is MPTNAMLAGAAIPKGDLSVGETIQSENKLSYSGWKVTLAAFVGVMVSFAAIIPFTFSLFLAPLQGTFGWRREAISRAFAITALTVAACSPTIGSLLDRLPPRRIILPSIIVFACGVASLSLLRGNIAQFYATYLLIGVVGNGTAQLAYSRAVLTWFEQRRGLALAVVLTGSGTGSIVMPLIAQHMITTHGWRASYSTLGVIALLGFPLTALLVRNRPVPEVIAKRGAVTVKISGVLKTRVFWLIAVPVMLAALSLNGAIAHLGALLTGRAITPASAALALSMLGVSGIIGRLITGHMLDRVFAPTVSLVVLLIATAGIVVIAYATTASMGVLGAFLLGFGSGSEADVVPYLIAKYFGRARFSTLYGLSWTAYAVGGATGPVMMGHAFDKAGTYLSSSVLLLAAPLVVAALFQLLLPAYPSLDIAMYDAGPVLEPAIENAL
- a CDS encoding carboxymuconolactone decarboxylase family protein; protein product: MPHIALPNLPGIRGPMAFRPETSKPLNELVEVLLRHPNSLTPGERELIATYVSSQNNCHYCQSIHGAIAAAHLGGDEELVQCVKDDFHAADVSPKMKALLNIAGKVQQDGKNVTPEDVAAARAEGATDLEIHDTVLIAAAFCMYNRYVDGLATVQPQDPSLYRERGKMVARDGYVAANLTNVASAPAPELVAR